The proteins below are encoded in one region of Paeniglutamicibacter cryotolerans:
- the purU gene encoding formyltetrahydrofolate deformylase has translation MTTQHIHPRETQGSTVTAAIQDHVGIRQSGAARPRTTRFVLTLACPDRPGIVRAVTGFLDDRGFDIAEHQQFDDHVSGQLFLRTEFAGGGPEATAAALSTEFGAVAQDFGMDFTIHDGRPQRVLVMVSKFGHCLNDLIYRWNTGTLGAELVAVVSNHEDLRPMAEAAGLPFIHVPVTAATKAGAEAALEDLIVQYQADLVVLARYMQVLSDGLTSRLHGRAINIHHSFLPGFKGAKPYHQAYERGVKMVGATAHYVTESLDEGPIIEQEVFRVDHVPDADALVRIGRDAEMQALSRAITWHCQHRILINKTRTVVFR, from the coding sequence ATGACCACCCAGCACATCCACCCGCGCGAGACCCAGGGGAGCACGGTGACGGCAGCCATCCAGGACCACGTCGGCATCCGCCAGTCCGGTGCGGCGCGGCCACGCACCACCCGATTCGTGCTGACCCTGGCCTGTCCGGACCGCCCTGGGATCGTGCGCGCCGTGACCGGCTTCCTCGATGACCGCGGCTTCGACATCGCCGAACACCAGCAGTTCGACGACCACGTCAGCGGACAGCTCTTCCTGCGCACCGAGTTCGCCGGAGGCGGCCCGGAGGCCACCGCGGCGGCGCTGAGCACCGAATTCGGCGCCGTGGCGCAGGACTTCGGCATGGACTTCACCATCCACGACGGGCGCCCCCAGCGGGTGCTGGTCATGGTCTCGAAGTTCGGGCACTGCCTCAACGACCTGATCTACCGCTGGAACACCGGCACCCTGGGCGCCGAGCTGGTCGCGGTCGTCTCCAACCACGAGGACCTGCGCCCGATGGCCGAGGCCGCCGGGCTGCCGTTCATCCACGTTCCGGTGACCGCAGCAACCAAGGCCGGGGCCGAGGCGGCGCTGGAGGACCTGATCGTGCAGTATCAGGCGGACCTGGTGGTGCTCGCCCGCTACATGCAGGTGCTCTCCGACGGACTCACCTCCCGTCTGCACGGCCGCGCGATCAATATCCACCACTCGTTCCTGCCCGGGTTCAAGGGTGCCAAGCCCTACCACCAGGCCTACGAGCGCGGGGTGAAGATGGTCGGCGCGACCGCCCACTACGTCACCGAGTCGCTCGACGAGGGGCCGATCATCGAGCAGGAGGTCTTCCGGGTGGACCACGTCCCGGATGCCGACGCGCTGGTGAGGATCGGCCGCGACGCCGAAATGCAGGCGCTCTCCCGCGCCATCACCTGGCATTGCCAGCACCGCATCCTGATCAACAAGACCCGCACCGTCGTCTTCCGCTAA
- a CDS encoding LysR substrate-binding domain-containing protein, protein MDNDLHGYPAPPIPLRALPHGIDARGCRCAGHHDVVGLPADRATGPDTGVRLTEPEGRGVRLAPEGRRLAGHAQGILAAVDAARLDLDAAAEPSVTLRIAGFATAIRRTLMPVIGELAEHHPGVSIEVLEHEPEEALRLLAADEVALALTYDYNLAPHAVGTAVETRPLWSTPWGLGVRSEEAKALGGKDGAADAATIFTAFGKHHWIGNSRNIADETVLRIIASIAGFEPDMRHQSDSLDLVEELILARLGVGLLPMDRPACSVITILPLHHPDLRLRAYARTRSGHSGWPALALVLERLGRKA, encoded by the coding sequence GTGGACAATGATCTCCATGGATACCCGGCGCCTCCAATACCTCTACGGGCTCTCCCCCATGGGATCGATGCGCGCGGTTGCCGATGTGCTGGGCACCACGACGTCGTCGGTCTCCCAGCAGATCGCGCAACTGGGCCGGACACCGGAGTCCGGCTGACCGAGCCGGAGGGCAGGGGCGTACGCCTGGCACCGGAGGGACGCAGGCTCGCCGGCCATGCCCAGGGGATCCTGGCTGCGGTTGACGCGGCACGGCTGGACCTCGATGCCGCAGCCGAGCCGTCGGTAACCCTGCGCATCGCCGGTTTTGCCACAGCCATCCGCCGGACCCTGATGCCGGTGATCGGGGAACTGGCCGAACACCATCCCGGAGTGTCCATCGAGGTGCTCGAACACGAACCGGAGGAGGCCCTGCGCCTGCTCGCCGCCGACGAGGTCGCCCTGGCCCTGACCTACGACTACAACCTCGCACCACACGCCGTCGGCACGGCGGTGGAGACCCGGCCGCTGTGGAGCACGCCCTGGGGCCTTGGCGTACGCAGCGAGGAGGCGAAAGCGTTGGGCGGAAAGGACGGAGCCGCCGATGCCGCGACCATCTTCACTGCCTTCGGGAAACACCACTGGATCGGGAACTCGCGCAATATCGCCGACGAGACGGTGCTGCGCATCATCGCCTCGATAGCCGGGTTCGAACCGGACATGCGTCACCAATCCGACAGCCTGGACCTGGTTGAGGAGCTGATCCTGGCCAGGCTCGGCGTCGGGCTGCTCCCCATGGACCGCCCGGCGTGCAGCGTCATCACCATCCTGCCGCTGCATCACCCCGACCTCCGGCTGCGCGCCTATGCCCGGACCCGCAGCGGACACAGCGGCTGGCCCGCCCTGGCACTGGTGTTGGAACGGCTCGGCCGCAAGGCCTAA
- a CDS encoding BCCT family transporter — MVVDTQEFLSDEPADAQCYLSDNAGTESRSPDDTAILRELKDSESERNAIRSLVRLPEGMDKVIFGIAGAFALAFVIWGLSNPKSLSAVSNVALSWVTENTGWLFVSLASFFVVFVLWLALGRFGNIPLGRDGEKPEFKTISWISMMFSAGMGIGLVFYGVAEPLFHYVSPPPGTVDGRTPEAIQTAMATSIFHWSIHPWAMFAVVGIAMAYSTFRLGRRQLISSAFTSLFGKRVNGPAGKAINILAIFATLFGTAASLGLGAMQIASGIEFNGWIGKVGSPVLVVVITVLTICFVLSAVSGISWGIQWLSNINMLLALLLAVLVFVLGPTLMILNLVPSAIGDFIRDLPSMASRTELAGDESVRAWLSGWTIFYWAWWVSWAPFVGMFIARISRGRTIRQFVTGVLLVPSLVSVIWFSIFGGAAFNIQLKADASNGASEGLVPMVDGEPAINFQGALFDLIQNLGVSQGVTIAIAVLAMVLVGIFFVTGADSASIVMGSLSTNGAMEPSKRVIVFWGVLTGAVAAIMLLAGGDNPGEALNGLKNITIVSALPFAIVMFVLCFALVRDLRHDPLALRKRLADSVVERAIRTAVDEHGGVPFELVTKHDCTKECTDNDKCPTNGAKK, encoded by the coding sequence ATGGTTGTTGATACCCAAGAATTTCTCTCCGATGAACCCGCCGATGCGCAATGTTACCTGTCAGATAACGCGGGGACGGAGTCTCGGTCACCGGACGACACCGCGATCCTGCGGGAGTTGAAGGACAGTGAGTCGGAGAGAAACGCCATCCGCAGCCTGGTACGCCTACCTGAGGGAATGGATAAGGTCATCTTCGGCATCGCCGGAGCCTTCGCGCTGGCTTTCGTCATTTGGGGCCTGAGCAACCCGAAGTCACTCTCGGCCGTCTCCAACGTGGCGTTGTCCTGGGTCACCGAAAATACCGGTTGGCTCTTTGTCTCGCTGGCCTCCTTCTTCGTGGTGTTCGTGCTCTGGCTGGCCCTGGGCCGCTTCGGTAACATCCCGTTGGGCCGTGACGGAGAGAAACCGGAATTCAAGACCATCTCGTGGATCTCCATGATGTTCAGTGCCGGCATGGGCATCGGGTTGGTCTTCTATGGAGTGGCCGAACCGCTCTTCCACTATGTTTCACCACCGCCGGGAACAGTTGACGGACGCACCCCCGAGGCCATCCAGACCGCGATGGCGACCTCTATCTTCCACTGGAGCATCCACCCGTGGGCGATGTTCGCGGTGGTTGGCATCGCGATGGCCTACAGCACCTTCCGGCTGGGCCGCCGTCAGCTCATTTCATCCGCCTTCACCTCGTTGTTCGGGAAGCGAGTGAATGGCCCGGCCGGAAAGGCCATCAATATCCTCGCCATCTTCGCAACCCTCTTCGGCACCGCCGCATCGCTCGGCCTGGGTGCCATGCAGATCGCCAGCGGCATTGAATTCAACGGCTGGATCGGCAAAGTCGGCTCCCCGGTGCTGGTTGTGGTCATCACCGTGCTGACCATCTGCTTCGTACTTTCGGCCGTCTCCGGAATCTCCTGGGGCATCCAGTGGCTCTCAAACATCAACATGCTGTTGGCCCTGCTGCTGGCCGTGCTGGTCTTCGTGCTCGGCCCGACTCTGATGATCCTGAACCTGGTGCCCTCCGCCATCGGCGACTTCATCCGCGACCTGCCCTCGATGGCCTCACGTACCGAGCTCGCCGGCGATGAATCGGTCCGGGCCTGGTTGTCCGGCTGGACCATCTTCTACTGGGCCTGGTGGGTTTCATGGGCACCGTTCGTGGGAATGTTCATCGCCCGGATCAGCCGTGGACGCACCATCAGGCAGTTCGTCACCGGGGTGCTGCTGGTCCCCTCGCTGGTTTCCGTCATCTGGTTCTCCATCTTCGGTGGTGCCGCGTTCAACATCCAGCTCAAGGCCGACGCCTCCAACGGCGCCTCCGAGGGACTCGTGCCGATGGTTGATGGGGAACCCGCGATCAACTTCCAAGGAGCCCTGTTCGATCTGATCCAGAACCTGGGGGTTAGCCAAGGGGTGACGATCGCAATTGCGGTCCTGGCCATGGTCCTGGTGGGCATCTTCTTCGTCACGGGTGCCGATTCCGCCTCGATCGTCATGGGCTCGCTGAGCACCAACGGCGCGATGGAACCCTCAAAGCGGGTCATTGTGTTCTGGGGCGTGCTCACCGGTGCCGTGGCAGCGATCATGCTGCTGGCCGGAGGGGACAACCCCGGGGAAGCCCTGAACGGTCTGAAGAACATCACCATTGTCTCCGCGCTGCCTTTCGCCATCGTCATGTTCGTCTTGTGCTTCGCGCTGGTCAGGGATCTGCGCCATGACCCGCTTGCCCTGCGCAAGCGGCTGGCCGATTCTGTGGTCGAGCGGGCCATTCGCACCGCGGTGGACGAACACGGGGGCGTGCCATTTGAACTGGTGACCAAACACGACTGCACCAAAGAGTGCACCGACAACGACAAATGCCCGACGAACGGAGCGAAGAAATGA
- a CDS encoding GcvT family protein, with protein sequence MSTAPRVVIIGAGIVGANLADELAIRGWTNTTVIEQGPLHLAGGSTSHAPGLVFQTNPSKAMTEFAGYTVAKLLSLVKDGTSCFNQVGGLEVATTPERLAELHRRHGFATAWGLEGRLLDPAQCKEMYPLLAQEEVLGGFFVPSDGLALAARAVQLLIERSTAAGVTYLGDTTVTGIEQEGGKVTGVRIGERIVEADIVVSCAGFWGPAIGDMIGLKVPLLPLGHQYVTTDALPEQAGRNELPNGASLPILRHQDKDLYYREHGDRIGIGSYAHRPMPVALDSLERVPSDQMSEHNMPSRLDFTEEDFLPVWEDSKKLLPGLEGRTFEDGFNGIFSFTPDGGSLVGQAPQLDGFFVAEAIWVTHSAGIAKAVAELLVDGQSTTPLHDCDLSRFEAVQTTREYVEETSAQNFVEIYDIRHPLEPRTSPRDLRSAPFRRRQDELGAFYLESAAWERPHWFEANRHLLDDMPSEWAGPERDEWSNKFHSPISAAEAWKTRTAVAMYDMTPLKRLEVSGPGALALLQKLSTGNIAKKPGAVTYCLLLNADGGIRSDVTIARLGEDRFQLGVNGNIDLDYFTVEARRQGAADPAAWAHVADITGATCCIGLWGPLAREVMAKVSRDDFSNETLKYFRSNEVVIGGVPVTAMRLSYVGELGWELYTSAEHGQKLWDVLFEAGREEGIIAAGRGAFNSLRLEKGYRLWGTDVTPEHHPFESGLGFSIAKDKTGFVGAEAVDVLRNKPSERALRCLTINDGTSMVLGKEPVYIDGTACGYVTSAAYGYTVRTPLAYAWLPAGTVEGDVVEIEYFGQRIPATVAADPLFDPKMERLRG encoded by the coding sequence ATGAGCACTGCACCCCGCGTCGTCATCATCGGTGCCGGCATCGTCGGCGCCAACCTGGCCGACGAACTGGCCATCCGCGGTTGGACCAACACCACGGTCATCGAACAGGGCCCGCTGCACCTGGCCGGCGGATCGACATCCCATGCCCCGGGCCTGGTCTTCCAGACCAACCCGTCAAAGGCCATGACCGAGTTCGCCGGCTATACGGTGGCGAAGCTGCTCTCTCTGGTGAAGGACGGGACCTCCTGCTTCAACCAGGTCGGCGGGCTCGAAGTCGCCACGACTCCCGAGCGGCTCGCCGAACTGCACCGCCGCCACGGCTTCGCCACCGCATGGGGGCTGGAGGGCAGGCTGCTTGACCCGGCGCAATGCAAGGAGATGTACCCGCTGCTGGCACAGGAGGAGGTCCTGGGGGGCTTCTTCGTCCCGAGCGACGGACTGGCACTTGCCGCCCGTGCCGTGCAGCTGCTCATCGAGCGTTCAACCGCTGCCGGTGTCACCTACCTCGGCGACACGACGGTCACCGGCATCGAGCAGGAAGGCGGCAAGGTCACCGGCGTGCGCATCGGCGAGCGGATCGTCGAGGCGGACATCGTCGTCTCCTGCGCCGGGTTCTGGGGGCCGGCCATTGGCGACATGATCGGGCTGAAGGTGCCGCTGCTGCCGCTGGGCCACCAGTACGTCACCACCGACGCGCTGCCGGAGCAGGCCGGGCGCAATGAGCTGCCCAACGGCGCCTCGCTGCCGATCCTGCGCCACCAGGACAAGGACCTCTACTACCGCGAGCACGGGGACCGGATCGGGATCGGATCATACGCCCACCGTCCGATGCCCGTCGCGCTCGACTCGCTGGAACGCGTGCCCTCCGACCAGATGTCGGAGCACAACATGCCCTCGCGGCTGGATTTCACCGAGGAGGACTTCCTTCCCGTCTGGGAGGATTCGAAGAAGCTGCTCCCGGGGCTTGAAGGACGCACCTTCGAGGACGGGTTCAACGGGATCTTCTCCTTCACCCCCGATGGCGGCTCGCTGGTCGGACAGGCCCCGCAGCTGGACGGCTTCTTTGTCGCCGAGGCCATTTGGGTGACCCACTCGGCCGGCATCGCGAAGGCGGTGGCCGAGCTGCTGGTTGACGGGCAGTCGACCACGCCGTTGCATGACTGCGACCTCTCCCGCTTCGAGGCAGTGCAGACCACCAGGGAGTACGTCGAGGAGACCTCGGCACAGAACTTCGTCGAGATCTACGACATCCGCCACCCGCTGGAGCCGCGCACTTCGCCGCGGGACCTGCGCTCGGCCCCGTTCCGCCGCCGGCAGGACGAGCTCGGTGCCTTCTACTTGGAGTCGGCCGCCTGGGAGCGCCCGCACTGGTTCGAGGCGAACCGGCACCTGCTCGACGACATGCCCTCAGAGTGGGCCGGCCCGGAACGCGATGAATGGTCGAACAAGTTCCACTCGCCGATCTCCGCGGCGGAGGCGTGGAAGACCCGCACTGCGGTGGCGATGTACGACATGACACCGCTCAAGCGCCTGGAGGTCAGCGGCCCCGGTGCGCTGGCTTTGCTGCAGAAGCTGAGCACCGGCAATATCGCCAAGAAGCCCGGCGCCGTCACCTACTGCCTGCTGCTGAACGCGGACGGCGGCATCCGTTCGGATGTGACCATCGCGCGGCTGGGCGAGGACCGCTTCCAGCTCGGCGTGAACGGAAACATCGACCTCGACTACTTCACTGTGGAGGCCCGCCGACAGGGGGCCGCCGACCCGGCGGCGTGGGCGCACGTCGCGGACATCACCGGGGCCACCTGCTGCATCGGGCTGTGGGGCCCGCTGGCCCGCGAGGTCATGGCCAAGGTCAGCCGCGATGACTTCAGCAACGAGACGCTGAAGTACTTCCGCTCCAACGAGGTGGTCATCGGCGGCGTGCCGGTCACCGCGATGCGACTGTCCTATGTGGGTGAGCTCGGTTGGGAGCTGTACACCAGCGCCGAGCACGGGCAGAAGCTCTGGGACGTGCTCTTCGAAGCGGGCCGGGAGGAAGGCATCATCGCCGCCGGCCGCGGCGCATTCAACTCGCTGCGGCTGGAAAAGGGCTACCGGCTCTGGGGCACCGACGTCACCCCGGAGCACCACCCGTTCGAATCCGGCCTGGGCTTCTCCATCGCCAAGGACAAGACCGGGTTCGTCGGCGCCGAAGCGGTGGACGTGCTGCGCAACAAGCCCTCGGAGCGGGCGTTGCGTTGCCTGACCATCAACGACGGAACTTCGATGGTGTTGGGCAAGGAGCCGGTCTACATCGACGGGACGGCTTGCGGCTACGTCACCAGCGCAGCCTACGGCTACACGGTGCGCACCCCGCTGGCCTACGCCTGGCTGCCGGCCGGGACGGTGGAGGGCGACGTGGTGGAGATCGAGTACTTCGGTCAGCGGATCCCCGCCACGGTCGCCGCCGACCCGCTGTTCGACCCGAAGATGGAACGCCTGCGCGGATAG
- a CDS encoding EamA family transporter has protein sequence MTLTRFPKTSTAGTGTLMACAAMCCVQLGLAASVGLAGRLGPDGVAWLRLAWAAVIIVAVARPWKVSFDRATIGILVLLGVATAGMTLGFMFAVQTIPLGTASALEFLGPLSVAVAQGRGRARWWALVAAVGVLLLTEPWQGATDPLGVLCALGAAVCWAAYVLLTQKAGDAVSGISALGMSMPVAAVVASLAVGPAVLGNMDWQLLAIGFALALLLPVIPFSLELSALRRLTTAAFGTLMCLEPAIAVVVGLMLLHQVPRPAAVIGIGLVIAAGIGATRSGERVVPVDEPVAAAPLSPVAADRAS, from the coding sequence ATGACTTTGACCCGGTTCCCGAAGACGAGCACCGCCGGCACCGGCACGCTGATGGCATGCGCCGCGATGTGCTGCGTCCAGCTGGGATTGGCGGCCTCCGTCGGTTTGGCCGGCCGGCTCGGTCCCGATGGGGTGGCTTGGCTTCGCCTGGCCTGGGCTGCGGTCATCATCGTGGCAGTCGCCCGCCCGTGGAAGGTTTCCTTCGACAGGGCCACGATCGGAATACTGGTCTTGCTGGGCGTGGCAACCGCGGGAATGACACTGGGCTTCATGTTTGCCGTCCAGACGATCCCGTTGGGTACGGCCAGTGCGCTGGAGTTCCTCGGACCGCTCTCGGTTGCCGTGGCCCAGGGCCGTGGGCGGGCCCGCTGGTGGGCGCTGGTGGCGGCGGTCGGGGTGCTCCTGCTGACCGAGCCCTGGCAGGGTGCCACCGATCCTCTCGGGGTGCTGTGCGCCCTCGGTGCAGCGGTGTGCTGGGCCGCCTACGTGCTGCTCACGCAGAAGGCCGGGGACGCGGTGTCCGGGATTTCCGCGCTGGGCATGTCCATGCCGGTGGCCGCGGTGGTCGCCTCGCTGGCGGTCGGTCCCGCGGTGCTCGGCAACATGGATTGGCAGCTGCTGGCCATCGGGTTCGCGCTGGCGCTGTTGCTGCCGGTGATCCCGTTCAGCCTCGAACTGTCGGCGCTGCGGCGGCTGACCACGGCTGCCTTCGGCACGCTGATGTGCCTGGAGCCGGCTATCGCGGTGGTCGTCGGGCTGATGCTGCTGCACCAGGTACCGCGTCCGGCGGCGGTGATCGGCATCGGACTGGTGATTGCCGCGGGCATCGGAGCGACCCGCTCGGGGGAACGCGTGGTGCCTGTGGACGAACCGGTGGCCGCTGCACCGCTGAGCCCGGTGGCAGCTGACCGGGCATCGTAG
- a CDS encoding NADPH-dependent F420 reductase yields MTTIGIIGAGHIGSQIARKAVQLGYDVVIGNSRGPETLTELVAELGPRARAATAAGAAQAADFAVVTIPLKNYSQLPAEELAGKIVIDTINYYWERDGHIEVLDKGEATTSGLVQEHLSASKVAKGFNHIPAGDITTAGLPAGSENRRALATASNHQEAIALVIGLYDDFGFDTVDIGPLAESWRVERDRPAYVVRQNAAELESNLARAPRLI; encoded by the coding sequence ATGACAACGATCGGAATCATCGGAGCAGGACACATTGGATCCCAAATCGCACGCAAGGCCGTGCAGTTGGGTTACGACGTGGTCATCGGCAATTCCCGGGGGCCCGAAACCCTGACGGAGCTGGTGGCAGAACTCGGCCCGCGAGCGCGGGCCGCCACGGCAGCCGGCGCGGCGCAGGCGGCGGACTTCGCCGTCGTTACCATCCCGCTGAAGAACTACAGTCAGCTTCCGGCTGAGGAATTGGCCGGGAAGATCGTCATCGACACGATCAACTACTACTGGGAACGCGACGGCCACATCGAGGTGCTGGATAAGGGCGAGGCCACCACCTCGGGCCTGGTGCAGGAGCACCTGTCCGCTTCGAAGGTCGCCAAGGGCTTCAACCACATTCCGGCTGGGGACATCACCACCGCCGGGTTGCCGGCCGGCAGTGAAAACCGCCGGGCGCTGGCCACCGCCTCCAACCACCAGGAGGCCATCGCGCTGGTCATCGGGCTCTACGACGACTTCGGTTTCGACACCGTGGACATCGGCCCGCTCGCCGAGAGCTGGCGGGTAGAGCGCGACCGCCCGGCCTACGTGGTGCGACAGAATGCCGCGGAGCTGGAGAGCAACCTGGCCCGGGCCCCGCGGCTGATCTGA
- a CDS encoding LysR family transcriptional regulator, with product MIDPRLATLRVFSRCGSVAATAELTGYSPSAISAQLRELQRVLGMQLLTKDGRGLRLTATGRQLVSGSDALIAQWELLRASALEAGGQVQSHLGIGGFSSAAAQLLAPLAAALRSARPLLEVQVLEANPARCFDLLIAERIDLAVIVAMQAEVHPDEDRRFEQTTLLHDPLDVILPADHRLASRETVTLEEMATDPWITDAPGSAYHSLFVAAFTAVGVTPRIAHEAVEWETLIAFVGAGLGVGLLPRLAPLGSAENVIRLPISGRGKPARRIVAAVRMGSMGSPLIKESLNILQTRARRILTERLESDC from the coding sequence ATGATTGATCCGCGTCTCGCAACGCTCAGAGTATTTTCCCGGTGCGGCTCAGTGGCAGCTACTGCGGAGCTCACGGGATACTCCCCTTCTGCGATCTCCGCGCAGTTGCGCGAACTTCAGCGTGTGCTTGGAATGCAGTTGCTGACAAAGGATGGCCGAGGCCTGCGGCTCACCGCCACGGGTCGACAGCTAGTGTCGGGCTCGGATGCGCTGATCGCGCAATGGGAGCTACTGCGTGCCTCGGCGTTGGAGGCCGGCGGCCAGGTGCAGTCCCATTTGGGCATCGGGGGATTCTCCAGTGCCGCCGCCCAATTGCTGGCACCGCTTGCGGCCGCGCTTCGATCGGCGCGCCCCCTGCTGGAGGTTCAGGTTCTCGAGGCGAATCCGGCACGATGTTTTGACCTGCTGATCGCCGAGCGAATCGACCTGGCCGTCATCGTTGCCATGCAGGCGGAGGTGCACCCGGACGAAGACCGCCGCTTTGAGCAGACAACGCTGCTCCATGACCCCCTCGACGTCATCCTCCCTGCGGACCATCGGCTGGCGTCGCGGGAAACGGTGACACTTGAAGAGATGGCAACCGATCCCTGGATTACCGACGCCCCCGGGTCCGCCTATCATTCCCTTTTTGTGGCGGCGTTCACTGCCGTCGGGGTGACTCCGCGAATCGCTCATGAGGCCGTCGAATGGGAAACCCTGATCGCTTTCGTTGGTGCCGGATTGGGAGTGGGCCTGTTGCCGCGCTTGGCGCCCCTGGGAAGTGCGGAGAACGTGATTCGACTACCCATATCGGGCCGCGGAAAGCCGGCACGTAGAATTGTGGCCGCTGTACGCATGGGCAGCATGGGTTCGCCGCTGATCAAGGAATCCCTGAATATCCTGCAGACCCGGGCGAGGCGAATTCTCACGGAGCGACTGGAAAGTGATTGTTGA
- a CDS encoding IS30 family transposase, whose protein sequence is MPQKTAVAATGAERKNAARWEQALMPVIDRLDTPNLSSDAYKQEVTTLVCETPALETCLPVLGVRVPDSPASLDPGNLEPALIPEIPLEVLEATNSTRYLSLPERETIRDMLQAGASQRAIARELGRSPSSIGREIKRNSHPVLGYRPYTAQRTSTAQRQRPKPSKLAAPGELRDYVLAKLRKHWSPEQISNLLIKEFPDDPSMRVSHETIYQALYLQARGGLSLEVKSALRTGRTRRKKHKNPRKRTERFRDPMVNISERPAEVEDRAVPGHWEGDLIIGAHSGSAIGTLVERTTRYVMLIHLPVDHTAASVRDGLIEAMLTLPEHLRGSLTWDQGSEMAKHLAFSVATDMDVYFCDPHSPWQRGSNENTNGLLRQYFPKSTDLGVYGLEDLEHVAQELNSRPRKTLDWDTPAERLRDLLVTT, encoded by the coding sequence ATGCCCCAGAAGACAGCCGTAGCCGCCACGGGCGCAGAGCGGAAGAATGCAGCCCGCTGGGAACAGGCACTGATGCCGGTCATAGATCGTCTTGATACCCCAAACCTTTCATCAGACGCGTATAAACAGGAGGTGACCACACTCGTCTGCGAAACACCTGCGCTCGAAACCTGCTTGCCCGTTTTAGGGGTTCGGGTGCCCGATTCACCGGCCAGCCTCGACCCCGGGAACCTGGAACCTGCGCTGATCCCCGAGATTCCATTGGAGGTCCTCGAAGCCACGAACAGCACCCGCTACCTGTCGCTGCCCGAGCGCGAAACGATTCGGGACATGCTCCAAGCCGGTGCCTCGCAGCGGGCCATCGCCCGGGAGCTGGGGCGTAGCCCCAGCTCGATTGGCCGGGAGATCAAGCGCAACTCCCACCCTGTGTTGGGATACCGCCCCTACACCGCCCAGCGAACCTCCACCGCCCAGCGCCAGCGGCCCAAGCCCAGTAAGCTGGCAGCGCCGGGAGAACTGCGTGATTACGTGCTTGCCAAGCTACGTAAGCACTGGTCCCCGGAGCAGATTTCGAACTTGTTGATCAAGGAGTTCCCCGATGACCCCTCTATGCGCGTGAGCCACGAAACGATCTATCAGGCCCTCTATCTTCAGGCCCGTGGTGGGCTAAGCCTGGAGGTGAAATCGGCCCTGCGTACCGGGCGCACCCGACGCAAAAAGCACAAGAATCCCCGGAAGCGTACGGAGCGTTTCCGGGATCCAATGGTCAATATTTCTGAGCGCCCGGCAGAGGTTGAGGACCGTGCCGTGCCCGGGCATTGGGAAGGGGACCTGATCATCGGGGCGCACAGTGGCTCGGCGATCGGGACCCTGGTGGAACGCACCACCCGCTACGTGATGCTGATACATCTACCGGTGGATCACACGGCCGCATCGGTGCGTGACGGGCTCATCGAAGCAATGCTCACCCTGCCCGAACACTTGCGTGGTTCGCTGACGTGGGATCAGGGGTCGGAGATGGCCAAACACCTGGCTTTCAGCGTCGCGACCGACATGGATGTCTACTTCTGCGATCCACATAGTCCCTGGCAGCGCGGGTCCAATGAGAACACCAACGGGCTGCTGCGTCAGTACTTCCCCAAGAGCACCGATTTAGGTGTTTATGGGCTGGAGGATCTGGAGCATGTCGCCCAGGAGCTCAACAGCCGGCCACGTAAAACGTTGGATTGGGACACCCCGGCCGAGCGTCTACGTGATTTACTGGTCACGACATAA